In a single window of the Melissococcus plutonius ATCC 35311 genome:
- the yycF gene encoding response regulator YycF produces MLVVDDEKPISEIVKYNLVKEGYEVYTAFDGEEALEKVTEVEPDLVLLDLMLPKMDGLEVAREIRKTYNMPIIMVTAKDSEIDKVLGLELGADDYVTKPFSNRELVARVKANLRREASSVKEEAGNQSELTIGDLTIHPDAYMVSKAGENIELTHREFELLYYLARHLGQVMTREHLLQTVWGYDYFGDVRTVDVTVRRLREKIEDSPSHPGYLVTRRGVGYYLRNPEQE; encoded by the coding sequence ATCTTGGTTGTAGATGATGAAAAGCCAATTTCTGAAATTGTAAAATATAATTTAGTTAAAGAAGGCTATGAAGTATATACGGCATTTGATGGAGAAGAAGCTTTAGAAAAAGTAACCGAAGTAGAACCCGATTTAGTTTTATTGGATTTAATGTTACCTAAAATGGATGGATTAGAGGTAGCAAGAGAAATCAGAAAAACATACAATATGCCAATTATTATGGTAACAGCTAAGGATTCTGAAATTGATAAAGTATTAGGATTAGAGCTTGGTGCTGATGATTATGTAACAAAACCCTTTTCTAATCGTGAGTTGGTGGCACGTGTCAAAGCAAACTTACGAAGAGAAGCATCAAGTGTTAAAGAGGAAGCAGGGAATCAATCCGAATTGACAATTGGAGATTTAACGATTCATCCAGATGCCTATATGGTATCAAAAGCAGGTGAAAATATTGAGTTAACACATCGTGAATTTGAATTGCTTTATTATTTGGCTAGGCATTTAGGCCAAGTGATGACAAGAGAGCACCTTTTACAAACTGTTTGGGGTTATGACTATTTTGGAGATGTTCGAACGGTGGATGTTACGGTTAGACGTTTGCGTGAGAAGATAGAAGATAGTCCAAGCCATCCAGGTTACTTGGTTACCCGTAGAGGTGTTGGCTACTATCTTAGAAATCCTGAACAGGAGTAA
- a CDS encoding helix-turn-helix domain-containing protein, which produces MELSVQLKSWRNKNGWTQKDLAEKLNVSDKTISSWETGRTYPDISMLLNLSELFNISLDEFMRGDSKMIKKIDKDLKLTKTYKLFLIIGVTLILCIAFFLNLYQGRNEWIDRFNPFMDMKLVYATLPPTVTYNHGKEYKEGSKSPQVPDPYTNIWVADDPFGEGMKLTFKGGQSPEGKNYALVQHKGAYVRRISFVSWQSIPGIYRDIMSEKYMKLPEE; this is translated from the coding sequence ATGGAATTGAGTGTACAGTTAAAATCATGGAGAAATAAGAATGGATGGACACAAAAAGATTTGGCTGAAAAATTAAATGTATCGGATAAAACAATATCTAGTTGGGAAACAGGAAGAACCTATCCAGATATCTCGATGTTACTCAATTTGAGTGAACTATTTAATATTTCTTTGGATGAATTCATGAGAGGAGATTCAAAAATGATCAAAAAAATTGATAAAGATTTAAAATTAACAAAGACCTATAAATTGTTTCTAATTATAGGAGTAACTCTAATCCTTTGTATAGCTTTTTTTTTGAATTTATATCAAGGAAGAAATGAATGGATCGATCGATTTAATCCATTTATGGATATGAAACTTGTCTATGCAACATTACCACCAACTGTAACTTATAATCATGGAAAGGAATACAAAGAAGGCAGCAAGTCACCACAAGTCCCTGATCCATATACAAATATCTGGGTTGCAGATGATCCTTTTGGAGAAGGGATGAAACTAACCTTTAAAGGTGGACAATCCCCAGAAGGAAAAAACTATGCTCTTGTACAACATAAAGGCGCCTACGTTCGAAGAATATCCTTTGTTTCTTGGCAATCTATACCGGGTATATACAGAGATATCATGAGTGAAAAATATATGAAACTTCCAGAAGAGTAA
- a CDS encoding ABC transporter: MIEKINREFGTTIFITSHDLSDIEKVAKRIIIINKGELYYDGSIENLLSTSGKTHEILIEIKSDSNLILESNYNIEMIDETNYKVTLQSKEDFVNVIKQIVKKNEIVNLKINEATLENVLIELYNTF, translated from the coding sequence GTGATCGAAAAAATTAATAGAGAATTTGGAACAACCATTTTTATTACTTCACACGATTTATCAGACATTGAAAAAGTGGCAAAAAGGATCATCATAATTAACAAAGGGGAACTTTATTACGATGGATCTATAGAAAATCTTCTTAGTACATCAGGGAAGACTCATGAAATTTTGATTGAGATAAAAAGTGATTCAAACTTAATTTTAGAGTCCAATTACAATATTGAAATGATAGATGAAACCAATTATAAAGTTACTTTACAGAGCAAAGAGGACTTTGTAAATGTCATTAAGCAAATAGTAAAAAAAAATGAAATAGTAAATTTAAAAATAAATGAAGCAACATTGGAAAATGTTTTGATTGAATTGTACAATACATTTTAA
- a CDS encoding ATP-binding cassette domain-containing protein, whose translation MSYIEVKQFNKVFTRKKNRRTETIEALRDISFSIERGEILGYLGVNGAGKSTTIKILAGIIKPTNGSATVSSIEPYKNRKSYVKDIGVMFGQRSQLEWDLPAMDTYLMLKMIYDIPTKQFWDTFEVLSKLLELNGIEQVPVRQLSLG comes from the coding sequence TTGAGTTATATTGAAGTGAAACAATTTAATAAAGTATTTACTAGGAAGAAAAACAGAAGGACAGAAACGATTGAAGCATTGCGAGATATTTCTTTTTCTATAGAAAGAGGAGAAATTCTTGGCTATTTAGGAGTAAACGGTGCAGGTAAAAGCACAACAATTAAAATATTAGCTGGAATTATTAAACCAACGAATGGATCAGCGACTGTTTCAAGTATTGAACCTTATAAAAATAGAAAGTCTTATGTAAAGGATATTGGTGTTATGTTTGGGCAGCGTTCACAATTAGAATGGGATTTGCCAGCAATGGATACTTATTTAATGTTAAAAATGATTTACGATATTCCTACAAAACAATTTTGGGATACATTTGAGGTCTTATCCAAATTGTTAGAACTTAATGGTATTGAACAAGTTCCAGTCAGACAATTGAGTCTTGGGTAA
- a CDS encoding ABC transporter permease, producing the protein MSVIKYFVLLKMVFKSNWQYKTNFLIGLLNQLFVILFEFIGMLSLFSKFGTLSDWSVTETFLLYGIVNFSFSFSEVFFRGFESNIQDLIRGGQYDRYLLRPYSTLLQISAFNFQPVRFGRLLLATVVLLTGAFWNISSTNAVMILFYLPFVVLCGCFLYSGIYILVGSLTFIFSQYIEFTSIFVQGSVSLMQYPKSVFPRFIQTFFTYILPVSLISFYPVSLLLGKYNNERMYFYLVSPLIGILFFVMAYFVFKILEKHYSSSGN; encoded by the coding sequence TTGTCTGTTATTAAATATTTTGTTTTATTAAAAATGGTTTTCAAATCAAATTGGCAATATAAAACCAATTTTCTGATAGGGCTATTAAATCAACTATTTGTGATATTATTTGAATTTATTGGAATGCTCTCATTATTTAGTAAATTTGGAACGTTAAGCGACTGGTCTGTTACTGAAACGTTTCTCCTTTATGGCATTGTGAATTTCTCGTTCTCATTTTCAGAAGTTTTTTTTAGAGGCTTTGAATCGAATATTCAGGATTTAATTAGGGGAGGACAATATGACCGTTATCTATTAAGGCCTTATTCGACATTATTACAAATATCTGCCTTTAATTTCCAGCCAGTTCGATTTGGAAGATTGCTATTAGCAACGGTTGTATTATTAACAGGAGCTTTCTGGAATATTTCATCAACCAATGCAGTCATGATTTTATTCTATCTTCCTTTTGTTGTCCTTTGTGGGTGTTTTTTATATAGTGGTATTTATATTTTAGTTGGTTCATTAACTTTTATTTTTAGTCAATATATCGAGTTTACAAGTATTTTTGTACAAGGCAGCGTTTCATTAATGCAATATCCTAAGAGTGTATTTCCTAGATTCATTCAAACTTTTTTTACTTATATTCTTCCCGTTTCTCTTATCTCTTTTTATCCGGTGAGTTTACTACTTGGAAAATATAATAATGAAAGGATGTATTTTTATTTAGTGAGTCCACTTATTGGTATTCTTTTTTTTGTGATGGCCTATTTTGTATTTAAAATACTGGAAAAACATTACTCATCATCTGGAAATTAA
- a CDS encoding ABC-2 family transporter protein, with protein MSQVIKEFKISKYFMFGIISGIVIQLFFATFKIVTLNAFVSGNEAASPMNTSQTALYVWVTQMLFAIVPWNVNGKDFDSIRTGSIASELIRPIGLFKLIFVKTISWRMVSFLTRAIPIFFIAFILIHLLSLDELIIQLPTFGYFLMFLISVTFSLILSTLITVLLYSLAFFFTSISNFIGAISSLAFVLSGMIIPLAFYPKQLLFF; from the coding sequence ATGAGTCAAGTCATTAAGGAATTTAAAATTTCAAAATATTTTATGTTTGGAATTATTTCAGGAATTGTTATACAATTATTTTTTGCAACATTCAAAATAGTTACTCTGAATGCCTTTGTTAGTGGAAATGAAGCTGCTTCGCCAATGAATACATCTCAAACCGCTTTATACGTATGGGTAACACAAATGTTGTTTGCAATCGTTCCGTGGAATGTAAATGGTAAAGACTTTGATAGCATTAGAACTGGTTCAATTGCTTCAGAACTAATCAGACCAATTGGTCTATTTAAACTGATTTTCGTCAAAACAATTTCTTGGAGAATGGTAAGTTTTTTAACAAGAGCAATTCCTATCTTCTTTATTGCTTTCATACTAATTCATCTACTGAGTTTAGATGAATTAATCATCCAACTTCCAACCTTTGGCTATTTTTTAATGTTTCTTATAAGTGTTACTTTTTCATTAATTCTAAGTACATTAATTACTGTTCTCCTGTATAGTTTAGCCTTTTTTTTTACTTCAATTTCCAATTTTATTGGGGCAATCAGCTCCCTTGCTTTTGTATTATCTGGAATGATTATTCCATTAGCCTTTTATCCTAAACAATTATTATTTTTTTAG
- a CDS encoding HAMP domain-containing histidine kinase: protein MSANQLRKKIKKELQGSSLAIKWALASSFFIFIVFTSFAFITYKTSVNLIVKKERTNLEYIIKGVTDRLSNITEDLTVTTTMNQLKTPMSTINDLDNKKIEIEGSLDELDSFIAELGAKPLFLTIYSNEKKLLFKTQPGYTTLLNTKNTKPKIQTIDQKTGFLITHPIYSKNKNKRIGYVQAFYELSSFYDMRSRLLVTLLILEVISLILSSILGFILPFYFLKPLKLLKNTMDTIRKDPQSDVHVPKLQSNDELSDLAEIFNEMLDRMRRYIEQQEQFVEDVSHELRTPVAIIEGHLSLLNRWGKEDPKILDESLTASLQEITRMKSLVQEMLDLSRVEQVDIQYASNTINAKQVIYQVFNNFKLIYPEFTITLDDDLAEEVMLNIYRNHLEQLLIVLLDNAVKYSTTRKEVHISISRTRDNFEVAIQDFGEGIPKVDLEKIFNRFYRVDKARARNKGGNGLGLSIAKKIVENYKGRIEVESVINQGTVFHIFIPIFIKEENNDESKKNQ, encoded by the coding sequence TTGAGTGCTAATCAATTAAGAAAAAAAATAAAAAAAGAACTACAAGGCTCATCTTTGGCAATCAAGTGGGCACTTGCAAGTTCTTTCTTTATATTCATTGTTTTTACCTCTTTTGCCTTTATTACATATAAAACTTCTGTAAACTTAATAGTAAAAAAAGAACGCACAAATTTAGAATATATTATTAAGGGAGTTACCGATCGTTTATCTAATATAACGGAAGATTTAACCGTCACAACAACAATGAACCAACTAAAAACACCGATGTCTACGATAAATGATCTAGATAATAAGAAAATTGAAATAGAAGGTTCACTTGATGAATTAGATAGTTTTATTGCAGAACTAGGCGCAAAGCCTTTATTCCTAACCATCTATAGTAACGAAAAAAAACTTTTATTTAAAACTCAACCCGGCTATACGACATTGTTAAACACTAAAAATACAAAACCAAAAATCCAAACGATTGACCAAAAAACAGGATTTTTGATTACTCATCCAATTTATTCTAAAAATAAAAATAAGCGAATTGGTTATGTTCAAGCTTTCTATGAACTATCTTCTTTTTACGATATGAGAAGTCGTTTATTAGTTACCTTGCTGATATTGGAAGTTATTTCATTGATACTAAGTAGTATTCTAGGATTTATCTTACCTTTCTATTTTTTGAAACCATTAAAATTATTAAAAAATACAATGGATACTATTAGAAAAGATCCTCAATCGGATGTTCATGTACCAAAATTACAATCAAATGATGAACTCTCAGATTTGGCAGAAATCTTTAATGAAATGTTGGATAGAATGCGTCGTTATATTGAACAACAAGAGCAGTTTGTAGAAGATGTTTCGCATGAGTTGAGAACGCCAGTTGCTATTATTGAAGGACACTTAAGTCTATTGAATCGTTGGGGAAAAGAAGATCCAAAAATATTAGATGAATCACTAACAGCTAGTCTACAAGAGATTACACGAATGAAAAGTCTGGTTCAGGAAATGCTAGATCTATCTCGAGTTGAACAGGTAGATATTCAATATGCTTCTAATACTATAAATGCTAAACAAGTCATCTATCAAGTTTTTAATAACTTTAAATTAATTTATCCGGAATTTACGATTACATTAGATGATGATCTAGCAGAAGAAGTTATGCTAAATATTTATAGAAACCATTTAGAGCAGTTATTAATTGTTCTTTTGGACAATGCTGTAAAATACTCTACTACCCGCAAAGAAGTCCATATTTCTATCTCAAGAACTAGAGATAACTTTGAAGTCGCTATTCAGGACTTTGGTGAAGGCATACCGAAAGTAGATCTGGAAAAAATATTTAATCGATTTTATCGAGTAGATAAAGCAAGAGCAAGAAATAAGGGAGGAAATGGCCTAGGCTTATCAATTGCAAAAAAAATAGTAGAAAACTATAAAGGTAGAATTGAAGTAGAGAGCGTAATAAATCAAGGAACGGTTTTTCATATCTTTATTCCAATTTTTATAAAAGAAGAGAACAATGATGAATCCAAAAAAAATCAATGA
- a CDS encoding response regulator transcription factor, whose amino-acid sequence MSNILIIEDEKNLARFVELELEHEGYTAEVHYNGRTGLEAALNNNWNAILLDLMLPELNGLEVCRRIRQVKNTPIIMMTARDSVIDRVSGLDHGADDYIVKPFAIEELLARLRALLRRIDIEGNKNITKQTTITYRDLTIEKENRIVRRESEIIELTKREYELLLALMKNVNVVLARDVLLNKVWGYETEVETNVVDVYIRYLRNKIDLPREESYIQTVRGTGYVMRS is encoded by the coding sequence ATGAGTAATATTCTAATTATTGAGGATGAAAAAAATTTAGCTCGCTTTGTTGAATTAGAATTGGAACACGAAGGATATACTGCTGAAGTTCATTATAACGGACGTACAGGGCTAGAAGCAGCTTTGAATAATAACTGGAATGCGATTCTTCTAGATTTAATGTTACCAGAGTTGAATGGACTGGAAGTCTGTCGTCGAATTCGCCAAGTAAAAAATACACCGATTATTATGATGACAGCAAGAGATTCGGTTATCGATCGTGTTTCTGGACTGGATCATGGAGCAGATGACTATATTGTAAAACCCTTTGCTATTGAAGAGTTACTGGCACGTCTTAGAGCTTTATTACGTCGAATTGATATTGAAGGCAATAAGAATATTACCAAACAAACGACAATCACTTACCGTGATTTAACAATTGAAAAAGAAAATCGAATTGTTCGTAGGGAATCTGAAATAATTGAATTAACAAAACGTGAATATGAATTATTACTAGCATTAATGAAAAATGTCAACGTTGTTTTAGCACGTGATGTTTTGTTAAATAAAGTATGGGGATATGAAACAGAGGTCGAAACAAATGTTGTTGATGTTTATATCCGTTATTTAAGAAATAAAATTGATCTTCCTAGAGAAGAAAGTTATATTCAAACAGTGCGTGGAACAGGTTATGTGATGCGCTCTTGA
- the gndA gene encoding NADP-dependent phosphogluconate dehydrogenase — protein MTKQQFGVIGMAVMGKNLALNIESRGYSVALYNRTSAKTTRVVEEHPGKNFKATYTIQEFTETIERPRRILLMVQAGKATDETIQALLPYLDKGDILIDGGNTFFKDTMRRNEELANSGINFIGTGISGGEKGALKGPSIMPGGQKDAYELVAPILEKIAAKAEDGQPCVTYIGPNGAGHYVKMVHNGIEYGDMQLIAEAYDLMKHLLGLTVDEMAEIFSKWNEGELNSYLIEITADILTRKDDLGSGAPIVDEILDAAGNKGTGKWTSQSALDLGVPLSLITESVFARFISAYKEERVKASKLLLNTSQFTYQGNKEELIEKIRQALYFCKIMSYAQGFSQLKAASDEYNWQLPFGDIAKIWRAGCIIRAQFLQKITGAYDKNPKIDNLLLDDYFLSITQKYQAALRDVVSIAVQAGIPTPTFSSAIAYYDSYRSERLPANLIQAQRDYFGAHTYERIDREGIYHYSWYHEE, from the coding sequence ATGACAAAACAGCAATTTGGTGTAATTGGCATGGCCGTCATGGGAAAAAATCTAGCATTAAATATTGAAAGTCGAGGCTATTCTGTAGCCCTTTATAATCGAACAAGTGCAAAAACAACAAGAGTTGTTGAAGAACATCCTGGTAAAAACTTTAAGGCAACTTATACCATTCAAGAATTCACAGAAACAATTGAACGTCCACGTCGTATTTTATTGATGGTTCAAGCAGGAAAAGCAACAGATGAAACAATTCAAGCCTTACTTCCTTATTTGGATAAGGGAGATATTTTAATCGATGGTGGAAATACTTTCTTTAAAGATACCATGCGTCGTAATGAAGAATTGGCGAACTCAGGCATTAATTTTATTGGAACAGGAATTTCTGGTGGTGAAAAGGGTGCTCTGAAAGGACCTTCCATTATGCCGGGCGGACAAAAAGATGCCTATGAATTGGTTGCTCCTATTTTAGAAAAAATAGCTGCAAAGGCAGAAGATGGACAACCATGTGTTACATATATTGGTCCAAATGGTGCTGGTCATTATGTAAAAATGGTACATAATGGCATTGAATATGGAGATATGCAATTGATTGCAGAGGCCTATGATTTAATGAAACATCTATTGGGCTTAACTGTTGATGAGATGGCTGAGATTTTCAGCAAATGGAATGAAGGCGAGTTGAATAGTTATTTAATTGAGATTACTGCAGATATTTTGACACGTAAAGATGATCTAGGTAGCGGTGCACCAATTGTCGATGAAATTTTAGATGCAGCTGGTAATAAAGGAACCGGAAAATGGACAAGTCAAAGTGCTTTAGATTTAGGTGTACCGTTATCTTTAATTACAGAATCTGTTTTTGCGCGCTTCATTTCTGCCTACAAAGAGGAACGTGTTAAAGCAAGTAAATTATTGTTAAATACTTCTCAATTCACTTATCAAGGAAATAAAGAAGAGTTAATTGAAAAGATTCGTCAAGCGTTATATTTCTGTAAGATTATGAGTTATGCTCAAGGTTTTTCTCAATTAAAAGCCGCTTCTGATGAATATAATTGGCAATTACCATTTGGTGATATTGCAAAAATTTGGCGTGCGGGTTGTATTATTCGTGCACAATTTTTACAAAAAATTACTGGAGCTTATGATAAAAATCCAAAAATTGATAATCTATTGCTCGATGACTATTTTCTATCTATTACACAAAAATATCAAGCAGCTTTACGTGATGTTGTGTCTATTGCTGTTCAAGCAGGCATACCTACTCCAACTTTTTCTTCAGCGATTGCTTACTATGATTCTTATCGTTCAGAACGATTACCTGCTAATTTAATTCAGGCACAAAGAGATTATTTTGGTGCACATACGTATGAACGGATAGACAGAGAAGGTATCTATCATTATAGTTGGTACCATGAAGAATAA
- the rpmF gene encoding 50S ribosomal protein L32, translating to MAVPARRTSKAKKAKRRTHYKLTINGLNACSNCGELKKSHHVCPSCGYYDGKNVTAKEA from the coding sequence ATGGCCGTACCAGCTAGAAGAACATCAAAAGCTAAAAAAGCTAAACGTCGTACACATTACAAATTAACAATTAATGGATTGAATGCATGTTCAAATTGTGGTGAATTGAAAAAAAGTCATCATGTATGCCCCTCATGTGGTTACTATGATGGTAAAAATGTAACTGCAAAAGAAGCATAG
- a CDS encoding YceD family protein codes for MKWSLLELEKHRGQPLCFEEVLDLKQSLMTRDSSILDVCPAKVSGMLTVNPTEYILNYTAEVTITLPSSRSLKPVELPVTLNVNEIFMTEEQFIKEEDQTIKAEVLSLEKSMINLNESVEDNLLLAIPVQVLTKEEKEKQEMPKGEDWEVISEEQYWQNKQETNKVDPRLNKLSEFFSTSTTDEENKN; via the coding sequence GTGAAATGGTCTTTATTAGAATTGGAAAAACATAGAGGACAACCACTTTGTTTTGAAGAAGTTTTGGACTTAAAACAATCATTAATGACACGTGATTCTTCTATTTTAGATGTCTGTCCAGCAAAGGTTTCTGGGATGTTAACTGTCAATCCAACAGAATATATTTTAAATTATACTGCTGAAGTGACTATTACGCTTCCTTCATCAAGATCGTTAAAACCAGTTGAATTACCAGTTACTCTAAATGTTAATGAAATTTTTATGACAGAGGAACAGTTTATTAAAGAAGAAGACCAAACTATTAAAGCAGAAGTTTTGAGTTTGGAAAAGTCAATGATTAACTTAAATGAATCTGTTGAGGATAATCTCTTACTCGCTATTCCTGTACAAGTTTTAACAAAGGAAGAAAAAGAAAAACAGGAAATGCCAAAAGGAGAAGACTGGGAAGTCATTTCAGAAGAACAATACTGGCAAAATAAGCAAGAAACAAATAAAGTAGATCCTCGTCTTAATAAGTTATCTGAATTTTTTAGTACATCTACTACAGATGAAGAGAACAAAAATTAA
- the pyk gene encoding pyruvate kinase — protein MKKTKIVCTIGPASESVDMLVNLINAGMNVCRLNFSHGDFEEHGNRIKNIREAIKITGKRVALLLDTKGPEIRTNDMKDGAITLKTGNIVRIAMKEVLGTTEKFSVTYPGLIEDVHVGSHILLDDGLIDLEVTDIDKQANEIVTEVKNEGVLKNKKGVNVPGVSVKLPGITEKDSADIRFGIQQGIDFIAASFVRRAQDVLEITKILEEENATHIQIIPKIENQEGIDNIDEILKVSDGLMVARGDMGVEIPTENVPIVQKELIKKCNALGKPVITATQMLDSMQRNPRPTRAEATDVANAIYDGTDAVMLSGETAAGDYPLEAVQTMTKIAERTEEALIDQDAFVLKLYSKTDMTEAIGQSVGHTARNLGIQTIVAATESGHTARMISKYRPKAYIVAITFSEQKARSLALSWGVYATVAEKPGNTDEMFNLASKIAVEENYASEGDLIIITAGVPVGEKGTTNLMKIQMIGSKLVQGQGIGEETTIAKAVIANTAEEATTKMTDGSVLVVKTTDKDYMPAIDKAAALVVEEGGLTSHAAVVAIAKDIPVIVGAKDAATLIKDNELITIDPRRGIVYKGATTAI, from the coding sequence ATGAAAAAAACAAAAATTGTATGTACCATTGGACCAGCTAGTGAATCTGTAGACATGTTGGTGAATCTTATCAATGCGGGAATGAATGTTTGTCGTTTAAACTTTTCACATGGAGATTTCGAAGAACATGGAAATCGTATTAAAAATATCCGTGAAGCAATTAAAATTACTGGTAAACGTGTCGCGCTACTTTTAGATACTAAAGGACCAGAAATTCGTACGAACGATATGAAGGATGGAGCAATTACGCTTAAAACTGGCAATATCGTTCGCATTGCAATGAAAGAAGTTTTAGGAACAACAGAAAAATTCTCTGTTACCTATCCAGGATTAATTGAAGATGTTCATGTAGGTTCACATATTTTACTAGATGATGGCTTAATTGATTTAGAAGTAACAGATATTGACAAGCAAGCAAACGAAATTGTGACAGAAGTAAAAAACGAAGGCGTTCTGAAAAATAAAAAGGGTGTAAATGTACCTGGCGTCTCTGTAAAACTTCCTGGCATTACTGAAAAAGATTCTGCAGATATCCGTTTTGGTATTCAACAAGGCATTGACTTTATTGCTGCAAGTTTCGTTCGTCGTGCTCAAGATGTTTTAGAAATTACTAAAATTTTGGAAGAAGAAAATGCAACACATATTCAAATAATTCCAAAGATTGAAAATCAAGAAGGTATTGATAATATCGATGAAATTTTGAAAGTTTCTGATGGTTTAATGGTTGCTCGTGGCGATATGGGTGTCGAAATTCCAACAGAAAATGTACCAATTGTCCAAAAAGAATTAATCAAAAAATGTAACGCATTAGGAAAACCAGTTATTACAGCTACACAAATGTTGGATTCAATGCAAAGAAATCCACGTCCAACACGTGCTGAGGCGACTGATGTTGCTAATGCTATTTATGATGGGACAGATGCAGTAATGCTTTCTGGTGAAACTGCTGCTGGAGATTATCCATTAGAAGCGGTTCAAACAATGACAAAAATTGCTGAACGCACGGAAGAAGCGCTAATTGACCAAGACGCTTTTGTGTTAAAACTATATAGTAAAACAGATATGACAGAAGCTATCGGACAATCTGTTGGCCATACAGCACGTAATTTGGGCATACAAACAATTGTTGCTGCAACTGAATCTGGTCATACAGCACGTATGATTTCTAAGTATCGACCAAAAGCCTATATTGTAGCAATTACATTCTCTGAGCAAAAAGCAAGGAGCTTAGCCTTATCTTGGGGAGTTTATGCAACTGTGGCTGAAAAACCTGGTAATACAGATGAAATGTTTAACTTAGCTTCTAAGATTGCTGTAGAAGAAAATTATGCTTCTGAAGGAGATTTAATTATTATTACTGCCGGTGTTCCAGTTGGTGAAAAAGGAACAACAAATTTAATGAAGATTCAAATGATCGGTTCAAAATTAGTACAAGGACAAGGTATCGGTGAAGAAACAACAATTGCTAAAGCCGTTATAGCAAATACTGCTGAGGAAGCAACAACTAAAATGACAGATGGTTCTGTTTTAGTTGTTAAGACAACAGATAAAGATTATATGCCTGCAATTGATAAAGCTGCAGCATTAGTTGTTGAAGAGGGTGGATTAACTTCTCATGCGGCAGTCGTAGCTATTGCAAAAGATATTCCTGTCATTGTTGGAGCAAAAGATGCAGCAACCTTAATCAAGGATAATGAATTAATTACCATTGATCCAAGACGTGGTATTGTTTATAAGGGAGCAACAACTGCTATTTAA